TGTAATACGATGCCTAGGGTATCCAGCACGGCGACATCTATCCATGGATATAATAGGCACAGCTACTTTTCGCAGCATGTTGGAGGTAGGCTTACGTTCCTCAATACGACCCCAGCCGGTCACAATACCCACACTGTTTGTGTAGTTTACCGCgtctgaaaaatgaaataaaatgtttatCGTAAGTCATTGAAAATACTGCATTCTCAAGAAACAGTTAGGATAGTTAACACGCTAGTTTAAGATGTTCACAGCTAAGCTGATATTCCTTTTAGGTATACAAATTTATGCCCACTGTACCGAATGGAATAGCTTAAATAACATAATTTGTTTGAAAATTTGAATCCGGTACTAGAaatacacatttactgtaagttaGGAATATCTGATTAGACAGAATTATTATTTAATAGTTGAAAAATATACGTCGTAatgatttcaaattttaaaaataacaaattgAAATGAAACCAAAAGCCAGTCATGTATTTATGGGCGAGGAAATCCACTGGAAGAATGGAAAATAAAGCATTCGTCTACCCGCAACCTCAGTGGAAGGAACAGCAGGAGAAGAAGCAGGATACTTGTGTTAAAAATTAAACAGAAACTAGATTTAAAACCATCCTGTACAAACAACATCGCAAGTTATACGCTGTGTATTAGATTGTACTCACTAGATTGAGGCAAGCAGGCGGGCTTGATGCTGGACCCGAAGTCGACAGGCTTGTCCAGCTCCAGAACCGCGATGTCGTTGTTGAAAGTGAGCAGGGTGAAACCGTCATGTCGGGTACCATTCTTGATCCGTCGCTCTGTACTCTCACTCTCGTTGCGTATCGAGCGATCGTGTTCTCCTAGGGTCACTTGAATATCGCTGAGCTCAATTCTGTAACAACCAAACAGCAATTCATTGCACAGCCATGAGGATGGTATGGGCACTTTTCTTTGTGTATGTAGTAGTACGAATTATTAGAAATAAATCATTCGTCCTCCAGCGAGGGTTACCATAAAGGTCCTGAATACATAACTTGCAGTAAATCACTATAATaatgaaattataattaataattttgcctttgctggcaagatgtagtgtttacagtgcactatgtcttctggtatgggctagagcaattttgttactttcattgatctgtctcagctttatccttggctttgacaaaatgaaagtgactgaggtatgagtgatgctagtaatgccgttccttctgcagccagtccctgctgtgaatggtgtgaaaatattgctcatagggtcggttggtgcatgcatttcagtgggcttggcagactgatatgtaatagcaacttctggctcggtgaggaaagcaacgggaaactacctcactcctcatttccctagtacacctcttcagtgatgcccaggccttctatgacagctgatggcggagctgttgaggatccaaccagccttcgggctgaggactaaacatacacaattaataatttttgctggaaaattcatcgtCAGCCAGAGATTAAGATTTCAGGTATAAATGCAACGAAGGTAATAAATAACAATACTTACTGTGCCTTTACATAGTTAATACATAGGAGTACCTATATAAGTGTAGGAAAAGAAGACTGGTGAATCGCCTATTAAAGAACAGCATTTATCAAGCTTATTGTTCGATTTGCAGTAGCATGGGCCATGATAGCCGACTAATCATCATTAATATCTAATTTAGGTGGGCGTGTTTCGAATTCTGACAAATGCTCGTTGAATTTATGAAATGAAACTTTCGTCTTCATGGTAAAGCAGACAGTTCCGTGGCACTGAACAAGATATCATCGGTCACCTTAAGTACGAGCATTGTTTTGCTGTAGGAACATGGCAGTCGATCCCCTGCTTATAGGCCTACCAACAACATAATTGGTAttcatatatgtgtgtgtgtgtgtagcaagAGAATAACACAAATAGTATCACTGAAAGGACAGTAAGTGACGAAAAATCATTAAAAAATAGAATTATGGAACGGAGTAGCAAGTAAAAGCGAAACAGAGGGAGATATAGGAGACCATGATTAGACTCTGCATTTAATGATTTTCACATAAGCTGTGCGGAAGCAGAAGAGTCACcaagttaattcacagaagcttccAGATGAATGGGCATAAAATGTCTGTATCAAACATAATATCGCGATCATAGTTACGGGATATCCCACAGAGACGTGTGTTCTTCTGTTTAAAAGTCTTAAATGTATTGGCCAAGACACGAAGTGCAGCTACATTGATGAGAAGCCGTTGATGATGCTTCTCGGTTACGTCGTCTCGTACGTATGTACGTATGTTTGGTGACATACTTACCCCTCTATGCAATGTGCAGCTGTTAAAATATGTTTCCGAGTGATGACGGTCCCTCCACAGTAGAACTTCCCTCGCCGACTAAGTGCTACAACCCATGGGAACTCATTCACTTTTGTCACCTGCCCACCAACGATGCGCTGCTTACGGTTTGGAACGCCACACACTGTCGGAAAAGAGAAATGAAACATTCAAATTGGGACATTTAGTCGTTTAGAAAAATATTTCTAGTAGCATTTTCTTGCTGAATCTCTTTTGTTTTGGTGGACACAAGCAATAAGCATTTAGAATGTAAAGATTACTCACCACAGTTGCATCGTTTGCGAAGTGGCTCCGTGTCATTATGGTGCGTCTGTACCGTCGGGGTGGGTAGATTGGGTGGTGGGGCTGCTGCTCGTGATCCCTGAAACAACACAAGATATCATCAGCAATGTAAGGCGCTCCTTCCGTTACAAGTAACCTCTTTTAGCGACACTAGTATTACACATACTTGGACGGTGACATAGGCTACAAGACAGAAAATACGGTATGAAGGAACTGACTGCTGGACTTTTAAAACAAGGCATTCCAAGTAGAAAATCTGCAAATTAAGGCATTGGATGGAGTAAAATAtttctttgccattcattttgATTAGTCAAATCTTGTCTCTATGGCTACATCTCCCTACCCTGTGCCCAGTGCCCACCATCTCTCCGCACTGGCAGATGGTTCACATCCCATCTGTCTTTACTGTAGGTTGGACATCCATGGTCTACCCTATCCTTCCAATCATTTCTATTTTATATATGTTTTCATGGGATTTCGTGTCCAAACATTTTATTCCTTCCTATGACTACAGTTAAAATATAATCATGtctagttatatttatatttctttctttcctctttcttaatttgcttatcctccagggttgtttttctttcggactcagcgggggattccacctctaccgcgtaagactttgggtcggggaatacaactggagatgaGGAACAGTATCTTGCCTAGgaggactcacctgctatgctgaacagggacgtttTGGGTGgagggaatgggaatattggaagggatagagaaggaagagggaaggaagcggtcgtggccttaagttaggtgccatcttggcatttgcctggaggagaagtgggaaaccacggaaaatcacttcgaggatagctgatgtggaaatcgaacccacctctactcagttaacctcccgaggctgagtgaaccccgttccagccctcgcaccacatttcaaatttcgtggcagggccaggaatagaacccgggcctccgggggtgccagctaatctaAATCTAGTTTGATGTAGTGTTCGGAGTGTACTGTGCCTTCAGGTATGACTTAAAACAAATTTATTACTTCCGATGTCTCCGTTTCACGCTTTGCTTGATAATATGAACATGACTGAGGTatgctaataataccattgctTAGACGGCCTTTCACAATGATGAATGGGTGAATGATGTGAAGATACTGCTCACAGGTTCAGTTCGTACACGCATTTCAGTGAACTAGGTTCGatgcggaaagcaacgggaagccatttcacacctcatttccctggtgttcctcttcagtgacacctaggttatctGTAGTAGCTAATGGTGGTGGTTTTCAGGATACAAGCAGTCTTCGGTCTGAGAGCTTAAGATGTACATAATTCTTATAACAATTACGCTAACCGAGTAAAGAATGACAATTTTGCTAACCTGACAGGGTCGAAGTAGTTGCGGATCCCATTCCTGTTTCCGGCGGTAGGGATTAAAGAGAGTTAATACTGAGATCAAGACTGTCAGTTCGTACAAATATGGGGTAATATTCCTCGCTGACACCATTTCCCATCTCATATTTGCCTGCAGGATGTATACTGCAAGGATTACTATGCAACTCCCAAAACCTAGCAATTTAGATGATCTTTACGATGACAGATACACTTTTCATAAGGGCTACTTTATACCGAATTTCAGATTAATTATTAATACACTTGTTCATTTAACGCAAAGTGCTAGAAAATTCACTAAATATTATGGAAGAAACTAACAATGAAACCATATATATTGCACATGTCAATAAATGTGACATATTTACAGAATTTTAAAAACCTTCGCAGACTAATGCAGAGTTAAATGGTTTGAAGTTCTTCTAAGGTTATTTGGTACATAATATGTACTTTAGTGAGCTTGGTAggctgactcagtgaggaaagcaacagtaaAATACGTCACTCCACATCTCACTAGTTTGTCTCTTCACTGACATTTGGGCTTTCTATGAAGACCAACAATTGGAATTACTGTGATATATTTATCAATTTACTGTATTAATTCAAACTATTAAACTGAAAGCTAGGATTTCTAAACAAAACTCAAAAACGAGACAATTGAGGATCCTACCAGCTTTCAGTTTAAAAACTCAACAAGACGTATGATTCACTGTGTTTGAGAAGGAAGTCTCCTTACGTAAATAGTAATTTGTAGTCGTAGACTGCATGTGTTCCATTCTGACACATGCTTGGCCGACTGATATATATGCACATATTTTAACTTCTTTTAAGTGCTCTTCTGTGTGTGATAATTGTTGACATTTATTTTGTTACGTGCCGCGAAGTAGTGTGTTGCGGTAGTTCTTAACTTCCTCTTACGGAGTGGAATATCTATCAAAATAGTAACGCAGTAAACTATTTGCTAATGAAATTCACAAATAAATTTTGTCATAGGTTCCAAGTTCGGTTCTCCGTCCTACCACAGATTAAAAATCTGACGTGCACTGAGCCTAGTGAGGACAATTGAGTAGATGTAGGTAGAAATTCCAATCCTCGGTCTTTGTTTGAAAGTGATTTTACATGATTTCTCACTTGAACTGTAGGGAAATGTTTGTATCCTAACTCTTCTCCTGATTTCCATCCCTAAAAGATGTCGGGTGCAAATCCCCTTCTTAGCTGTAAGTAGGACTGTTTGAATATAGCTCCGGAAAGCCATCCGACGATGGTACTGAGGTAAGATCACCCTCCCCTCCCACCAACCCCCAAGCGTATGACGGGGTTGGCTGAACCCGGcagtaaaattattttaaagtagattttCAATTATTTCCGACCGAGGAAATATCTTTCACATGAGTCAAAGGAGATCAAGGggcattttgtttgtttgtttgtttgtttgattgattgattgattgattgattgattgattgattgattgattgattgattgattgattgattgattgattgattgattgattgattgattgattgattgattgattgattgattgattgattgattgattgattgattgattgattgattgattgattgattgattgattgattgattgattgaatttcggAATGAAGTTTTAACATGAGTATCATCAGACTAACTATTGGAAAATAAGATTCCAAGTACCTGAGATAAAATAAGAAGAAGTGCCAAGCAAGTGagaaagtgaagaagttattattGATCAAGGAAGGCAGGGAATGAGATCATCAATCTCTCTCAATATTATTTGAAGAGGGGGGGGGTGAATTCCAGCCCCTCAATAAGAGGATATTGACAAAAGAGATAGTGCGGGAATGAAAGGCTCCTTAGGCCTTAATAGCTTCAGCGTCATAATGGTGGGAGTGGAACAAGAGTTAGCAAAGGGAAGTTTAACTAAAAATATAAATTAGACTGGATTCTACCTGAGATAGAAACAATGCTTTTCTCAGTTCGAAAATTCGTTACTAGCACTCAAATCTAACGAATGTCTAGAAAACATTTTTCCGTGTACCGGCCAAGGTTCGAGCCCATCTTACAGGGTTGAAAAGCCAGGTATTGCAGAACTATTCaataatattccttttttttttaaactaaattTCCGATATTATAAAGTTGAGTGTTGAGTACCCACCTGTTGACAAAGCACGACAAACGCCGTCGCCATGACAACCACCAAGACACGTGGAGCAAGTCCGCACATGGCTGTATGTGTTGTTGCTTCAGTCTCTGAACACAATGACTAAACCGTGGAGACTGTTCAATATATACCCTAAACGTTTGCCTTGAAAATATTAAACGCGTTGACAAAACACTTGCTTGTGATACGGAAGGAGGTGGGAGGTGTGATCTGTAGCAACCTTGACCGGCTCTTGTTTCCCCTCGACTTCCTCTGCTCGGCTGGGATTTGGTTTGGAACCTCAGGGAAGTACGTGAGTGATGTTTGTTTGTCTGTAATGAAGATGCATAATGCTTTGTGCCGATGTGGGTCAAGATTAGGTCACTGCCATACTGGTAGTATACGTTACGACAGGCGGGGCAGGTGGGACGGGCTGGGTAGCTTACACTGCATTGCTTTGATGCAACGCACGTGGCGTGAGATGAATACATTAACCAAAGATTCTAACGAAAGTAAACCAATGCAGGCTCCCAACTGTGCG
The Anabrus simplex isolate iqAnaSimp1 chromosome 3, ASM4041472v1, whole genome shotgun sequence genome window above contains:
- the LOC136866142 gene encoding venom protease, with amino-acid sequence MCGLAPRVLVVVMATAFVVLCQQGSRAAAPPPNLPTPTVQTHHNDTEPLRKRCNCVCGVPNRKQRIVGGQVTKVNEFPWVVALSRRGKFYCGGTVITRKHILTAAHCIEGIELSDIQVTLGEHDRSIRNESESTERRIKNGTRHDGFTLLTFNNDIAVLELDKPVDFGSSIKPACLPQSNAVNYTNSVGIVTGWGRIEERKPTSNMLRKVAVPIISMDRCRRAGYPRHRITENMICAGYPQGKQDACQGDSGGPMHIDTEKGGLEVIGIVSWGRGCARPNFPGIYTRIANYLDWVEDRVGDECLCSPQH